One genomic segment of Streptomyces liangshanensis includes these proteins:
- a CDS encoding alpha/beta hydrolase, with the protein MDLATLKALKPAEYAEAAEGYRGTSEMASAAKDRVETRIAVSMRGSLKGEAADAAIGQLAELGKNFHYIQLECGLVGSALDAFAYEMEAAKRKLDAALDDARAAGLTVHPDGSITYPPGGQKAEDGKLPEGGTVSGLTDGTASAVGRQAAGFDPNPHRRRAQDCANVIAAALRQATEADEKWAPKLRALKADDDLTVSDRDWADASSDTSGVREAGKRYLDSLPQPPRDGSPRQNAEWWKRLSTEEQAAWVSMRPDAVGALDGLPSTIRDESNRMVLAQARGVAQGQYETWLRTHPAPDRFQTYIDPYTGTVMKGVQVETQAWKKWEEARKGAHKTLDGMDAIQRRFDATGKNGLPEAYLLGFSAEGDGRAIIANGNPDTADHRAVYVPGTSSDLGSIEGNINRMANVWHAANRYPDVQSVSTITWLGYDAPDSVYKDAPFENYAYDGAPEFRDFMDGLDVSHSGDSAAHTTVIAHSYGTTLVGAAAESGHLNADDVIFAGSPGVKVSDANQMDVPRGHVWNQEADGDPVPDLGRWGHGGDHFIIPSDPGFGASQMATDTKGHSGYWDENSQSLRNQALVVAGKGSNVELKPPPDPWAQVKTIQRK; encoded by the coding sequence ATGGACCTCGCGACACTCAAGGCCCTCAAGCCGGCCGAGTACGCCGAAGCGGCCGAGGGATACCGCGGCACCTCCGAGATGGCGAGTGCGGCGAAGGACCGCGTCGAGACGCGGATCGCCGTGTCGATGAGGGGGTCCTTGAAGGGCGAGGCCGCTGACGCGGCGATCGGCCAACTGGCGGAGTTAGGAAAGAACTTCCACTACATCCAGCTCGAATGCGGCCTCGTCGGTTCAGCTCTCGATGCGTTCGCGTACGAGATGGAGGCGGCCAAGAGGAAGCTCGACGCGGCTCTCGACGACGCCCGGGCGGCGGGGCTGACCGTGCACCCCGACGGCTCGATCACCTATCCGCCGGGTGGACAGAAGGCCGAGGACGGCAAGTTACCCGAGGGCGGCACGGTATCCGGCCTGACGGACGGAACGGCCTCCGCCGTCGGCCGCCAGGCAGCCGGCTTCGACCCCAACCCCCACCGCCGCCGGGCACAGGACTGTGCGAACGTGATCGCCGCGGCCCTCAGGCAGGCGACGGAAGCCGACGAGAAGTGGGCACCGAAGCTGAGGGCGTTGAAGGCCGACGACGACCTGACCGTCTCCGACCGGGACTGGGCCGACGCGTCCTCGGACACGAGCGGCGTGCGCGAGGCGGGCAAGAGGTACCTCGACTCGTTGCCGCAGCCACCCAGGGACGGCAGTCCACGGCAGAACGCGGAGTGGTGGAAGAGGCTCAGCACGGAGGAGCAGGCGGCCTGGGTCTCCATGCGACCCGACGCCGTGGGCGCCCTCGACGGACTGCCCTCCACGATCCGGGACGAGTCGAACCGAATGGTCCTCGCCCAGGCCCGCGGCGTCGCGCAGGGCCAGTACGAAACCTGGCTGAGAACCCACCCGGCGCCCGACCGCTTCCAGACCTACATCGACCCCTACACAGGGACCGTGATGAAGGGCGTCCAGGTGGAAACCCAGGCGTGGAAGAAGTGGGAAGAGGCCCGAAAGGGAGCTCACAAAACCCTCGACGGCATGGACGCGATCCAAAGACGCTTCGACGCGACCGGTAAGAACGGACTGCCGGAGGCCTACCTTCTGGGGTTCAGCGCGGAGGGGGACGGCCGCGCGATCATCGCCAACGGAAACCCGGACACAGCGGATCACCGGGCGGTTTATGTTCCGGGCACCTCATCCGATCTGGGAAGTATCGAGGGCAACATCAACCGGATGGCCAATGTCTGGCACGCAGCCAATCGCTATCCTGACGTGCAATCCGTTTCCACGATTACCTGGCTCGGCTACGACGCACCTGACAGCGTCTACAAGGACGCACCGTTCGAGAACTATGCATACGACGGTGCACCGGAATTCCGTGATTTCATGGACGGCCTTGATGTGTCACATTCCGGAGATTCTGCGGCGCACACCACCGTGATTGCCCATTCGTACGGAACGACACTGGTCGGCGCCGCAGCAGAATCTGGCCATCTGAACGCCGACGACGTCATTTTCGCGGGGAGCCCCGGTGTCAAGGTGTCCGATGCGAATCAAATGGATGTCCCGCGGGGTCACGTATGGAACCAGGAGGCCGACGGAGACCCCGTTCCGGACCTCGGCCGCTGGGGTCACGGCGGGGACCACTTCATCATTCCCAGCGACCCGGGATTCGGCGCCTCCCAGATGGCAACCGATACCAAAGGTCACAGCGGTTACTGGGATGAGAACTCGCAGAGCTTAAGAAATCAGGCTCTAGTTGTAGCCGGTAAGGGCAGCAACGTGGAACTGAAACCACCTCCTG
- a CDS encoding HAD-IC family P-type ATPase has product MTQRATSGTDGSATGGTATDGPATGLTPAEVAERVARGEVNDIPVRSSRSTADIVRANVFTRFNLIIGVLWAITFFVAPIQDTLFGFVIIANTGIGIVQEMRAKRTLDGLAVIGEARPVVRRAGVAAALSTSDIVLGDLIELGPGDKVVVDGEVVEADGLEIDESLLTGEADPVLKHPGDPVMSGSFVVAGGGAFRATKVGRDAYAAQLAEEASRFTLVDSELRNGISTILKYVAWMMVPTAAGLIVSQLVVNRNNFKDSLARTIGGIVPMIPEGLVLLTSVAFAIGVVRLGRQQALVQELPAIEGLARVDVVCLDKTGTLTEGGMFVSELRPLGDADETYVRQVLGAIGASDPRPNASLQAIIDAYGGGGMRSGYGDGGTSSAYGDGGAPWRTTEALPFSSARKYSGAAFDEGGGATSGWLLGAPDVLLPEGDPALSEVDRLNERGLRVLLLARVAGGGGAGAGLEAGAGAAGTGAGGGVASWAAGSGRTPGVTAPGADDAAGSTAAGTGPGADHAPEVTAPGSDNAAGRTAPAPGTGTGADHRPEVTAPATDHPPGPTAPAPVPGAAPAPALAAPGVALGAEATALVVLEQRLRPDAADTLRYFADQRVSAKVISGDNAVSVGAVAAKLGLPGAEHTVDARQLPTDPDEMADAIEAGAVFGRVTPQQKRAMVGALQSRGHTVAMTGDGVNDVLALKDADIGVAMGAGSEATRAVAQIVLLDNSFATLPSVVAEGRRVIGNITRVATLFLTKTVYSVLIAILVACFQVEYPFLPRHLTLLSTLTIGVPAFFLALAPNKERARRHFVRRVMRYSAPSGVIAAAATFGTYMLARGHYSGPGSLQAETSAATLTLFLVSIWVLAIIARPYTWWRLLLVVSMVVAFLVVLAVPSLQHFFALKLVGTTLPWAAVAIAGAGAVLLEVAWRWVDRHFHQTVTAAVA; this is encoded by the coding sequence ATGACTCAGCGGGCGACGAGCGGCACCGACGGCTCCGCCACGGGCGGCACCGCCACCGACGGGCCCGCCACCGGCCTGACCCCCGCCGAGGTCGCCGAGCGGGTCGCGCGCGGCGAGGTCAACGACATCCCCGTCCGCAGCAGCCGCTCCACCGCCGACATCGTCCGCGCCAACGTCTTCACCCGCTTCAACCTGATCATCGGGGTGCTCTGGGCGATCACGTTCTTCGTGGCGCCCATCCAGGACACCCTCTTCGGCTTCGTGATCATCGCCAACACCGGCATCGGGATCGTCCAGGAGATGCGGGCCAAGCGCACGCTCGACGGCCTCGCGGTCATCGGGGAGGCCAGGCCCGTCGTCCGGCGCGCCGGGGTCGCCGCCGCCCTCTCCACCTCCGACATCGTCCTCGGCGACCTCATCGAGCTGGGCCCCGGCGACAAGGTCGTGGTCGACGGGGAGGTGGTGGAGGCGGACGGCCTGGAGATCGACGAGTCGCTGCTGACCGGAGAGGCCGATCCCGTACTGAAGCACCCCGGCGACCCCGTGATGTCGGGCAGCTTCGTGGTGGCCGGGGGCGGGGCGTTCCGGGCGACGAAGGTCGGGCGGGACGCGTACGCGGCCCAGCTCGCGGAGGAGGCGTCGCGCTTCACGCTGGTCGACTCGGAGCTGCGCAACGGCATCAGCACGATCCTCAAGTACGTGGCGTGGATGATGGTCCCGACGGCCGCCGGCCTGATCGTCAGCCAACTCGTCGTCAACCGGAACAACTTCAAGGACTCCCTGGCCAGGACCATCGGCGGCATCGTCCCGATGATCCCGGAGGGCCTGGTCCTGCTGACGTCCGTCGCCTTCGCGATCGGGGTCGTCCGGCTGGGCCGCCAACAGGCCCTCGTACAGGAGCTGCCCGCGATCGAGGGCCTCGCGCGCGTCGACGTCGTCTGCCTCGACAAGACGGGCACGCTGACCGAAGGCGGCATGTTCGTCAGCGAGTTGCGACCGCTGGGCGATGCGGACGAGACGTACGTACGGCAGGTCCTCGGCGCGATCGGCGCGTCCGACCCCCGGCCGAACGCCAGCCTCCAGGCGATCATCGACGCGTACGGGGGCGGCGGGATGCGCTCCGGGTACGGGGACGGGGGGACATCCTCCGCGTACGGGGACGGCGGGGCGCCCTGGAGGACGACGGAGGCGCTGCCCTTCTCGTCGGCGCGCAAGTACAGCGGGGCGGCCTTCGACGAGGGCGGGGGCGCCACCTCGGGCTGGCTGCTGGGCGCGCCGGACGTCCTGCTGCCGGAGGGGGACCCGGCGCTGTCCGAGGTCGACCGGCTCAACGAGCGGGGGCTGCGGGTGCTGCTGCTGGCGCGGGTGGCGGGGGGAGGGGGCGCGGGGGCGGGCTTGGAAGCGGGCGCGGGCGCGGCGGGTACGGGCGCGGGGGGTGGTGTTGCGAGTTGGGCCGCCGGGTCGGGCCGTACGCCCGGGGTGACCGCACCCGGAGCCGACGATGCGGCGGGATCGACCGCCGCCGGAACCGGACCCGGAGCCGACCACGCCCCCGAGGTGACCGCCCCCGGAAGCGACAATGCGGCCGGGCGGACCGCACCCGCCCCCGGTACCGGTACCGGAGCCGACCACCGGCCCGAGGTGACCGCACCCGCAACCGACCACCCGCCCGGGCCGACCGCCCCCGCCCCCGTCCCCGGAGCCGCCCCCGCCCCCGCGCTGGCCGCCCCCGGCGTCGCGCTTGGTGCGGAGGCGACCGCGCTCGTCGTTCTGGAGCAGCGGCTGCGGCCCGACGCGGCGGACACCCTCCGGTACTTCGCCGACCAGCGGGTGTCCGCCAAGGTCATCTCGGGCGACAACGCGGTCTCGGTCGGCGCGGTCGCCGCCAAGCTCGGCCTCCCCGGCGCCGAGCACACGGTCGACGCCCGCCAACTCCCCACCGATCCTGACGAGATGGCCGACGCGATCGAGGCGGGCGCGGTGTTCGGCCGGGTCACCCCGCAGCAGAAGCGGGCGATGGTCGGCGCGCTCCAGTCGCGCGGCCACACGGTGGCGATGACGGGGGACGGCGTCAACGACGTCCTCGCCCTGAAGGACGCGGACATCGGGGTCGCGATGGGGGCGGGCTCGGAGGCCACGCGGGCCGTCGCCCAGATCGTGCTGCTCGACAACAGCTTCGCGACGCTGCCGTCGGTGGTGGCGGAGGGGCGCCGGGTGATCGGCAACATCACACGCGTGGCGACGCTCTTCCTGACGAAGACGGTGTACTCCGTGCTGATCGCGATCCTGGTGGCGTGCTTCCAGGTGGAGTACCCGTTCCTGCCCCGGCACCTGACGCTGCTCTCGACGCTGACGATCGGTGTCCCGGCGTTCTTCCTGGCGCTGGCGCCCAACAAGGAGCGCGCGCGGCGTCACTTCGTACGGCGGGTCATGCGGTACTCGGCGCCCAGCGGGGTGATCGCGGCGGCGGCGACGTTCGGGACGTACATGCTGGCGCGCGGCCACTACAGCGGCCCCGGCTCGCTCCAGGCCGAGACGAGCGCGGCGACGCTGACCCTGTTCCTGGTCTCGATCTGGGTGCTGGCGATCATCGCCCGCCCGTACACGTGGTGGCGTTTGTTGCTGGTGGTGTCGATGGTGGTCGCGTTCCTGGTGGTGCTCGCCGTGCCGTCGCTCCAGCACTTCTTCGCGCTGAAGCTGGTGGGGACGACGCTGCCGTGGGCGGCCGTGGCGATCGCGGGGGCGGGGGCGGTCCTGCTGGAGGTGGCGTGGCGGTGGGTGGACCGGCACTTCCACCAGACGGTGACGGCGGCGGTGGCGTGA
- a CDS encoding ribbon-helix-helix protein, CopG family: MGSTVLSLRIDGELLDRLRRHAARRGMTVQDYVVRTLVRDDFDERFQAAVDETEKFYGVP, from the coding sequence ATGGGATCGACTGTGCTCAGCCTGCGGATAGACGGTGAGCTGCTCGACCGGCTCAGGCGGCATGCCGCCAGACGGGGGATGACCGTCCAGGACTACGTGGTCAGGACGCTCGTCCGCGACGACTTCGACGAACGGTTCCAGGCCGCCGTGGACGAGACGGAGAAGTTCTACGGGGTGCCGTAG
- a CDS encoding calcium-binding protein, with protein sequence MRIRATVVAAASGALALSAFAVPASQAAQQDGVHAATAHLTGVVRGIAEDHHTSTVTTKHSAFAANKAAVANKPAVITKASVNGGKAIVVTATETKARKIPFSVTATDASGVVVAAAGLWSGTNDNSFDPDENSIACKVINKTTTTCTGSVTLKPTQLKNVDATAWHVLAVAFGNDDNPDVDQPGLNESASTVRLQRASQLTVDATPEPVKKGKTITVNGKLTRADWQTNKNAGYGTQPVKLQFRKKTATTYTTVKTVKTSSTGVLKTTVTASVDGYYRWSFAGTTTTPAVNAAGDAIDVK encoded by the coding sequence ATGCGTATTCGTGCCACCGTCGTCGCCGCAGCCTCCGGCGCACTGGCGCTCTCCGCCTTCGCCGTCCCGGCCTCCCAGGCCGCGCAGCAGGACGGCGTCCACGCCGCGACCGCGCACCTCACCGGAGTGGTGCGGGGCATCGCGGAGGACCACCACACCTCCACGGTCACCACGAAGCACTCGGCGTTCGCCGCGAACAAGGCCGCCGTGGCCAACAAGCCCGCCGTGATCACCAAGGCCTCCGTGAACGGCGGCAAGGCGATCGTCGTCACCGCGACGGAGACCAAGGCCAGGAAGATCCCGTTCTCGGTCACCGCCACCGACGCCTCGGGTGTCGTGGTCGCCGCGGCCGGCCTCTGGTCGGGCACGAACGACAACTCGTTCGACCCGGACGAGAACTCGATCGCCTGCAAGGTGATCAACAAGACCACGACGACCTGCACCGGCAGCGTCACGCTCAAGCCCACCCAGCTCAAGAACGTCGACGCCACGGCCTGGCACGTCCTCGCGGTGGCGTTCGGCAACGACGACAACCCCGACGTGGACCAGCCGGGCCTGAACGAGTCCGCCTCCACGGTCCGCCTCCAGCGCGCCTCCCAGCTGACGGTCGACGCCACCCCGGAGCCCGTGAAGAAGGGCAAGACCATCACGGTCAACGGGAAGCTGACGCGCGCCGACTGGCAGACCAACAAGAACGCGGGCTACGGCACCCAGCCGGTGAAGCTCCAGTTCCGTAAGAAGACCGCCACCACCTACACCACGGTGAAGACGGTCAAGACCTCCTCCACCGGCGTCCTCAAGACCACGGTCACCGCCTCGGTCGACGGCTACTACCGCTGGAGCTTCGCCGGTACGACGACGACGCCGGCGGTCAACGCCGCGGGTGACGCGATCGACGTGAAGTAG
- a CDS encoding DUF2530 domain-containing protein translates to MTGSPTRTPQREAPEPLEGPVVATIVGGTIIWFVLFLVQLPFYGWFSDHGHTWWIWTCLAGAGLGLIGIWYVRGRDAALKRAAAEGSGPETPPGT, encoded by the coding sequence ATGACCGGCTCCCCGACCAGAACCCCCCAGCGTGAGGCGCCCGAGCCCCTGGAGGGGCCGGTGGTCGCCACCATCGTGGGCGGGACGATCATCTGGTTCGTCCTCTTCCTCGTGCAGCTGCCGTTCTACGGGTGGTTCAGCGACCACGGGCACACGTGGTGGATCTGGACCTGCCTGGCCGGCGCGGGCCTCGGCCTGATCGGGATCTGGTACGTACGGGGGCGCGACGCGGCGCTCAAGCGCGCCGCGGCCGAGGGCTCCGGTCCGGAGACCCCGCCCGGGACCTGA
- a CDS encoding MarR family winged helix-turn-helix transcriptional regulator, translating to MPDLSHGDENDDAVNALRSAVMRLGRRLKHQRVDESLSPTEMSVLGTLARCGSATPGELARKEHVQPPSMTRIVALLEAKGLVRLEPHPDDRRQKVVSQTEEAEAMLEQSRRKRNVWLASLAEGLDEDEWAKLRAAAPVLEKLAHL from the coding sequence ATGCCTGATCTGTCCCACGGTGACGAGAACGACGACGCCGTGAACGCTCTCCGATCCGCCGTCATGCGGCTGGGCCGGCGTCTGAAGCACCAACGTGTCGACGAGTCGCTGAGCCCCACCGAGATGTCGGTGCTCGGCACCCTCGCCCGCTGTGGCTCCGCCACCCCGGGGGAGCTGGCCCGCAAGGAGCACGTGCAGCCGCCGTCGATGACCAGAATCGTGGCCCTGCTCGAAGCGAAGGGCCTGGTCAGGCTGGAGCCGCATCCCGACGACCGTCGGCAGAAGGTGGTCAGCCAGACCGAAGAGGCCGAGGCGATGCTCGAACAGAGCCGCCGCAAGCGCAACGTCTGGCTCGCTTCCCTCGCCGAGGGCCTCGACGAGGACGAATGGGCGAAGCTGCGTGCGGCCGCCCCCGTCCTGGAGAAGCTCGCCCACCTCTGA
- a CDS encoding sacsin N-terminal ATP-binding-like domain-containing protein: protein MGVRTTEGVDPFGTGRLRRGVLDAWGASPARFREDANAEEDLALGGYRDRLVVELAQNAADAASRGISRVGEGGGAQGSGRLRLRLVGGGGDGAGVLTAANTGAPLDSAGVESLSTLRASAKREGHEGAVGRFGVGFAAVLAVSDEPAVLGHHGGVRWSLDEARELAAEAAQGSPGLGDELRRRDGHVPLLRLPLPAEGAPPEGYDTVVVLPLRDAAAFDLVERLLGEIDDALLLTLPGLAEVVVETPGGERVLRRSVEGPYVHVDDSAGGGDIHRWRVVSRDGAIAPELLEGRPVEERLRPHWAVTWAVPVDEEGAPARPRTAPVVHAPTPTDEPLGVPALLIASFPLDPSRRHTAPGPLTDFVVGKAADAYAELLGGWEPVSTGTIDLVPGPLGKGELDGGLRAAILERLPRVAFLAPAGPSEELTALRPFEAEVVEGGGADTVRVLAEVLPTLLPAGFERRTELRTLGVGRLPLGDAIDRIAGAERPPEWWRRLYETLAGVDPDRLSGLPVPLANGRTTIGPRQVLLPFPDTEAPADLARLGLKVAHPDAAHPLLEKLGAMPATPRAVLTTPQVRNAVAASMDAGEIWDEDADTLDAEELAETVLRLVRDAGLEPGDEPWLAALALTDEDGELAPAGELVLPGSPFAALMREDELALCDGDLAAKWGEQPLAACGVLATFALVRATDVVLDPDELEPRDGDFAEPDDAGLLDAVDVWCEDVLDRLPETPVPPVATEIVAVRDLDLVDDDAWPQALALLARPPLRDALTQSVRVLLPDGTTESVRSYTAWWLRDHPVLDGRRPAGLRAAGGDPLLSGLYDPVDASGFDDAQVLHALGVRTSVAALLDEPGGAAELLGRLADPGRTVGVAQLHSLYTALADLDPDQVTLPDELRVVVDGEVRVVDAGDAVIADAPDLLPLAGGLPLLPVAPSRAAELAELLQVRRLGATVPAEVTTDGEEHDVPEAVRDLLGAGTPETYVEHEELIAGGVELDWRRTPDGVVHAATLEGVAAGLAWAAGQWPRRFEVAALIEDPSRTGELERDRWFD, encoded by the coding sequence GTGGGCGTCAGGACGACCGAGGGGGTCGACCCGTTCGGGACGGGGCGGCTGCGGCGTGGGGTGCTCGACGCGTGGGGGGCCAGTCCCGCGCGGTTCCGGGAGGACGCCAACGCCGAGGAGGACCTCGCGCTCGGCGGTTACCGGGATCGGTTGGTCGTCGAGCTTGCTCAGAACGCCGCCGATGCGGCCAGTAGGGGGATCAGCAGGGTAGGCGAGGGTGGGGGCGCTCAGGGCAGTGGGCGGCTGCGGCTTCGTCTGGTGGGGGGTGGGGGCGACGGGGCCGGTGTGCTGACCGCCGCCAATACCGGGGCGCCCCTGGACTCCGCCGGGGTCGAGTCGCTCAGTACGTTGCGGGCCTCCGCCAAGCGCGAGGGGCACGAAGGGGCCGTCGGGCGGTTCGGGGTCGGGTTCGCCGCCGTGCTCGCCGTCAGCGACGAGCCCGCCGTCCTCGGACACCACGGCGGCGTCCGCTGGTCGCTGGACGAGGCCCGGGAGCTGGCCGCCGAGGCCGCCCAGGGCAGCCCGGGGCTCGGTGACGAGCTGCGCCGCCGCGACGGGCACGTACCGCTGCTGCGTCTGCCGCTGCCCGCCGAGGGCGCGCCGCCCGAGGGGTACGACACCGTCGTCGTCCTGCCCCTGCGGGACGCCGCCGCGTTCGATCTTGTCGAGCGGCTGTTGGGCGAGATCGATGACGCGTTGCTGCTGACTCTGCCGGGGCTTGCGGAGGTCGTGGTCGAAACCCCCGGCGGGGAGCGGGTGTTGCGGCGGTCCGTGGAAGGGCCGTACGTCCACGTCGACGACAGTGCCGGCGGCGGGGACATCCACCGGTGGCGCGTCGTGAGCCGGGACGGCGCCATCGCGCCGGAGCTGCTGGAAGGGCGGCCCGTCGAGGAGCGGCTGCGGCCGCACTGGGCCGTCACCTGGGCCGTGCCCGTGGACGAGGAGGGCGCGCCGGCCCGGCCCCGTACCGCCCCCGTCGTCCACGCCCCGACCCCCACCGACGAGCCCCTCGGCGTCCCCGCGCTGCTCATCGCGTCGTTCCCGCTCGACCCGAGCCGGCGGCACACCGCCCCCGGGCCGCTCACCGACTTCGTCGTCGGCAAGGCCGCCGACGCGTACGCGGAGTTGCTCGGCGGCTGGGAGCCCGTCTCCACCGGCACGATCGACCTGGTGCCGGGACCGCTCGGCAAGGGCGAACTGGACGGCGGTCTGCGGGCGGCGATCCTGGAGCGGCTGCCGCGCGTCGCGTTCCTCGCGCCCGCCGGGCCCAGCGAGGAGCTGACCGCGCTGCGGCCCTTCGAGGCGGAGGTCGTGGAGGGCGGCGGCGCCGACACCGTACGCGTGCTGGCCGAGGTGCTGCCCACCCTGCTGCCCGCCGGGTTCGAGCGCCGCACCGAACTGCGCACGCTGGGCGTCGGGCGGCTGCCGCTGGGCGACGCCATCGACCGGATCGCCGGCGCGGAACGCCCGCCCGAGTGGTGGCGGCGGCTGTACGAGACCCTCGCGGGCGTCGACCCCGATCGGCTGTCCGGGCTGCCCGTACCGCTCGCGAACGGCCGTACGACGATCGGCCCCCGGCAGGTCCTCCTGCCGTTCCCCGACACCGAGGCGCCCGCCGACCTCGCCCGCCTCGGGCTGAAGGTCGCGCACCCCGACGCCGCGCATCCGCTGCTGGAGAAGCTCGGGGCGATGCCCGCGACCCCGCGTGCCGTCCTGACAACTCCGCAGGTACGCAACGCCGTTGCCGCCTCCATGGACGCCGGGGAGATCTGGGACGAGGACGCGGACACCCTCGATGCCGAGGAGCTGGCGGAGACCGTCCTGCGGCTGGTGCGGGACGCCGGGCTCGAACCGGGCGACGAACCCTGGCTGGCCGCCCTCGCGTTGACCGACGAGGACGGGGAGCTGGCGCCCGCCGGTGAACTCGTGCTGCCGGGAAGCCCGTTCGCCGCGCTCATGCGGGAGGACGAACTCGCCCTGTGCGACGGCGATTTGGCCGCGAAGTGGGGCGAGCAGCCGTTGGCCGCCTGCGGGGTGCTGGCCACCTTCGCGCTCGTACGGGCCACCGATGTAGTGCTCGACCCCGACGAACTGGAGCCCCGCGACGGCGACTTCGCCGAGCCCGACGACGCCGGGCTGCTCGACGCCGTGGACGTCTGGTGCGAGGACGTGCTCGACCGGCTGCCGGAGACGCCGGTGCCGCCGGTCGCCACGGAGATCGTGGCCGTACGGGACCTGGACCTCGTGGACGACGATGCCTGGCCGCAGGCCCTCGCGCTGCTCGCCCGCCCGCCGCTGCGGGACGCGCTGACCCAGTCCGTACGCGTCCTGCTGCCCGACGGCACGACGGAGTCCGTACGGTCGTACACGGCGTGGTGGCTCCGGGACCATCCCGTGCTCGACGGCCGCCGCCCCGCCGGTCTGCGCGCGGCCGGCGGCGACCCGCTGCTGAGCGGTCTCTACGACCCGGTGGACGCGTCCGGCTTCGACGACGCGCAGGTGCTGCACGCGCTGGGGGTACGGACCTCCGTCGCGGCCCTCCTCGACGAACCGGGCGGAGCGGCGGAGCTGTTGGGCCGGCTGGCCGACCCGGGCCGGACGGTGGGGGTGGCACAACTCCACTCCCTCTACACCGCGTTGGCGGATCTCGACCCGGACCAGGTGACGCTGCCGGACGAGTTGCGGGTGGTGGTGGACGGTGAGGTACGGGTGGTCGACGCGGGCGACGCGGTGATCGCCGACGCGCCCGACCTGCTCCCGCTCGCGGGCGGGCTGCCGCTGCTGCCCGTCGCGCCTTCCCGCGCGGCTGAGCTGGCGGAGCTGTTGCAGGTACGGCGGCTCGGCGCGACGGTCCCGGCGGAGGTCACGACGGACGGCGAGGAGCACGACGTACCGGAGGCGGTACGGGACCTGCTGGGCGCGGGCACGCCGGAGACGTACGTCGAGCACGAGGAGCTGATCGCCGGGGGCGTCGAACTCGACTGGCGGCGCACCCCGGACGGCGTCGTGCACGCGGCGACGCTGGAGGGCGTCGCGGCGGGGCTGGCGTGGGCGGCGGGGCAGTGGCCGCGGCGGTTCGAGGTGGCGGCGCTGATCGAGGACCCGTCGCGGACGGGCGAGCTGGAGCGGGATCGCTGGTTCGACTGA
- a CDS encoding DUF5707 domain-containing protein: protein MRMRATVAVVTGALALSALAIPASQASPRPHNDRVPFGERGFVSQDRAPVAGKRAPLAASANTQPVISKVVVNGGKPIAVGTTAVKKVTATLTASDDSGIEDAYIELWKGSSPEDADNWFSPDGDAAKCKAAGATTSTCTVTFSVDPEYLYNVDATTWKITAAVLGNDQDVVWNDKYSTVKFQRQSQLTVNAAPEPVKKGKTVTVTGKLARANWDTGKYAGYSTQPVKLQFRKKTATTYTTVKTVKTSTTGTLKTTTKATVDGYYRWSFAGTSTTPAINATGDFVDVK from the coding sequence ATGCGTATGCGCGCCACCGTTGCCGTCGTCACCGGCGCCCTGGCCCTGTCCGCCCTGGCGATCCCGGCCTCCCAGGCCTCGCCCCGGCCGCACAACGATCGCGTGCCCTTCGGCGAGCGCGGTTTCGTCTCGCAGGACCGTGCTCCGGTCGCCGGCAAGCGCGCGCCCCTGGCTGCGTCGGCCAACACCCAGCCCGTCATCAGCAAGGTCGTGGTGAACGGTGGGAAGCCGATCGCGGTGGGCACCACCGCTGTCAAGAAGGTCACGGCCACATTGACCGCGTCCGACGACTCCGGCATCGAGGATGCCTACATCGAGCTCTGGAAGGGTTCGAGCCCCGAGGACGCGGACAACTGGTTCAGCCCGGACGGGGACGCGGCGAAGTGCAAGGCCGCCGGCGCCACCACGTCCACCTGCACGGTGACCTTCTCGGTCGACCCCGAGTACCTGTACAACGTGGATGCCACCACCTGGAAGATCACCGCTGCCGTTCTCGGCAACGACCAGGATGTCGTGTGGAACGACAAGTACTCCACCGTCAAGTTCCAGCGCCAGTCCCAGCTGACCGTCAACGCCGCCCCCGAGCCCGTGAAGAAGGGCAAGACCGTCACGGTCACGGGCAAGCTGGCCCGGGCGAACTGGGACACCGGGAAGTACGCCGGCTACTCGACGCAGCCGGTGAAGCTCCAGTTCCGTAAGAAGACCGCCACCACCTACACCACGGTGAAGACGGTCAAGACGTCCACGACCGGGACGCTCAAGACGACGACCAAGGCGACCGTCGACGGGTACTACCGGTGGAGCTTCGCCGGTACGTCCACGACCCCCGCGATCAACGCCACGGGTGACTTCGTCGACGTGAAGTAG